Part of the Branchiostoma floridae strain S238N-H82 unplaced genomic scaffold, Bfl_VNyyK Sc7u5tJ_342, whole genome shotgun sequence genome is shown below.
GCAGCAACGGTGCACTGCCGATGAACCAAGGTGATATTGTAGTTTCTTTAAAATAACCATGGCTGACTAGTTTACTGTTTATTTCTAACGGCATTCCTTTCTTTCTCAGTAAACATGTTTGACAGCCCTTTCATGAAAGTTATTTCGATCTCGTCTCTTTCAAAATCTCAGAACCGATCATTGCAGCTCAAAATTACAATAGCACTTTCTAAAGAAAAGTTCCTATGTAGTACATTAGTAAGCCGCTTGGAAATACATGATTGAACATGAACTTCGCCTCCCCGACATCTTCCCACCTTCCAAATGaaaatccatccacagcttctcacGTTATGCTGTCTATACAAACGCATAAAAACATACGTAGCCACCACACCCCTCCAACAGAGCATAATCTGGATTCTGGCGAACGTAATGTGAGATTTACACAAAGATGAAGCACTTCATAGTTCCTTGAGCAAATGGAACATGTCTACCGATTTGCTTTACTCCTGATTGTTTGTTCACAGGCGCTGGCAATGCCCAACAATGCAACTCTAACTAGAGAACCGTTGAAGCAGTTCCAGAGGATGACAACAGGTGGCGTATTTGAAGTACAGGGGGTCCCAAGTGGTGGTGTCAATACTGACATGTTGCCACCATCCCGTGTGGATGACCTCGCGGTAGTGGAGGTTTCCTACGCTGACGCAACCGTGACGCTAAGCTGGACAGCGCTGGGGGACGACTTCGATCAGGGAGGACCAGGTGTGTTTATAACTCCTGTTTAAAGTTGTTCTGCTTGATTTTATGGCTATTATTTGTTACCGTCGCTAGAACGTTTTCTGTAGCAtttgtacgtatgtatgtacgtgtgtgtatgaacagcataactctagaaggcCTTGATGGGTTGTATTGATATGTTagtatgttggtaggtcttgatgagccTTGGGAATGGTGAGATTTTAGGCCACTTGGCTTGTTGTGATgttgcagcggaacttccagttttgacatctcgagttctggacatgctaagTTTAAGTGACAGATGACAGATAGCTCTTGAAGCAGATAGTAGGCGGTGTAGGTTTAGGCCCCTAGCGACTTTTCTTGGAagtgcaggagccggtttagtatCAGACTCTGAAAGAGaatacatgtaactcaagaaTGGATTTACGGATCGTTATGTTTTTTGACATGTAGATTGTTAAAATGATGCTTGATATAATCAAATTGTAATTACACAAATCTAAATTGCATAATCAGTGAGAAAATTTCACAAACCCGTTCCATGATATGGCTATATGAAACTACGACATATATAACTGATAGatgacaattatgcaaatgaaaacaaaagttgCGTAACTAATTAAACATGTTATACAATTCCATTGTGGAAAATgacgggaatttcatacttatgACATTTGGAAGTCACGTGAATGTGAACATCGCTGAATATAAATTTTGACCTGATTTGCATTGACTATCAGAAAATTGTACTACGTATTGCCTTTCTTAAAGGGTCTTAAAATAAGGCTGTCAAATTCTGTTATTTGGTTGAGGAGATGATCAGCTAATACTTATAATGTAAATAAGGAACGAGTAcctctaatttgcataattgatgacaaaCGCATATGATACGGTCAGTCATAAAGGTTAAAACTATTTGCaaatttggcgaaggtatgggatTTTGGAACTCTagaataacaagagttcgtagacctcaggcctgcatgaaatgtattgggtttctgtagacctattgtgtatttttgcctttttgtctgtggtacgtggttggaaaaatgagctttttaccgtgttggttgtgcaccatgcaaaagtctgactctgaaattccattttctgaatttgtaagtttggacatggatgaatattacttattttggatttcttaagtatgtaaccaaccacagtactttgaagttgttgagacgctacctttttttgtctcagatggcccatgcacatgtagttactctgtcacatgatatactaatatcttcctatttcaatgtactgacctaatgcagctgctaagtctccttggtttgtgttcttccaatgatattcattaaagatttatttctggggtgttattcacttgacatcggaatgttacttgcataatttgaccaatgatacttttatctgtagttccatagacattagacaatatgaatagtggtagcccccatgcagcagcaacagttagtccccaggatggtatgatattttcattcaatccatccaacccaaacctaaatctcctgtagtatctaagccaaatttaacagcataatttactatgaaaaatgtccttgtcaatcccatttatagatggcaagctgctggcaatggaagctttgaaaagttcagaagctgttgtagtcagagcaaacacccagcaaacatccccgcaaaccaatgagcagttgcttagaaggggaatttcatcatatatttgccgcgacaaaatgcaacaaacgatactgaatttaaaacagaacaaagctaagcctccaccacttaaccctgcctgtaccatagattaagcaggcccaaaaaccaagcgaatatgactagcccaaaacaacaaattacctgtatacagtatggaaatggcattaccaaagaaacaaaaagaaacacaggacaaatcatacacatacctttctcttatgcccacactctatacagttctcctccacattagaaaattgcatcttcttctgtttaagttcaagttcaaccatgattgccaacagggtaaaggaacttgtaccgaaacttaaaactcagtactatacagctctagaaacaccacaaagagtaataagcaaactccaattatacctgaccaacagatatataatcttgtacactcccgtcatctggcaaactgtcagtgccactaagtaacctgatacattgaaggtggcccaggccagatgatggttctacacccaaccataatctgtttttaaaaccaagcagatattgggaggatgccccaaccacacaaaaacagggtcaacctatacagtatcaagttcaagcactaggaggcccaaaatcaaacctgaccaccaggacaccacaaacaactcacgtaccaaatagcaacataatggtaccttgcgttccggagatacagcgcacgccccgtgcccgcacaaaaggtaacctaaaatgtcaagttcaagcaccaagggcgccaaaatcaaaattgagcattattcagccaccgccgacacatgtgccaaatatcattgcgccagcaccagccgttcagaagatataactccggaaacacccctcccggacacaaaattcgacctgccgggtcaagttcaaacgcgacaaggcccaaagtcaatcctaggcaacaggcaacaaccccccacccatgcaccaaaaatcgtcgcaatcgcgcgtatcgttccggacacacagcgccaaaagtgcccccaaaacaccaaaaatgccacctgcaatgtcaagttcaaacgccaggaggcccaaaatcaaacctgagtgttaggctaccacccccaacccacgtaccaaaaatcgtcgtgctcgcaccatccgttcacgagatacagcgccctacatccccggctaccgaaaagttcccaccagcatcaaaaccatatctgcatacatgcaggtaaagatATGAATTTAGCAGTTTTCAAGTGCCTACTCTACAAAAGCAAGATTTATTGACAGAAGGAATATAGAGGTATGATAGTATCGAGTCAGACATATCCATCTGCTGCTTTTGCCTAcgacatatacatatacatatacatatacatgtatctaaatcTTATATATTATCCTCTTTTCCAGCCCACTATGTGGAGATCCGTTACGGTCGCCATTTTGGCCAACTGGCAGACGACTTTCACGGGGCATCCTCAGTCAACCACTCGCAAGTGCTGCAGGGAAGCCTGACGTCACCACCGGAACCCGGCTCGGCGCAGACCATCGTCATCCTCTTGCCTGACCGAGGCGACAACGTCACCTTCGTCTTCGCCGTGCGCATGTGCGACGAAGCGAACAACTGCGGAGACCCCTCCAACATCGTGTCGGCTAATCTCGAGTTCATCCCCGAACCCGTTTATGTCAACGATACGATCACCTGGGTCATTGTTGGCTGTGCGCTTGGTGTCGTAATTGTTTTGGCCGCCATCTTAGCCTGGTTCTGTTTCCGCAAAGCCCGCAGGTCTAAGCCGACAGAATCCACCCAGGCAGCTTCCGGTAGGGATAATACGGCATATACAGTTTAGTTCTGTTCTATTACCTTCGCAGAGTATTTTGGGGCTTGTGTGCGTCTCTGTCCATAACCTGACCATTTATTGACTTTGCAAACATGCCAAATATAATTAAAATCCATCCtagacttctcgagttatgttgttcacagacagacagacagacagacagacagacagacagacagacagacagacagacagatagtgGATAGACACACGGCCCCAAAAAACTTCTTTGCGAATGTAATAGCGCAGCCAGTCGGGAACAACCTCACTGAGCAACAACGGACACTGTCTTTTGGCTCTACtagtgctggcgtgatcaactgtcactgatctaaccgtaTCTTTCTTCTGGATACGTATCGCTTCGACATAGATACACATTCAATATTCAAAGAACAGGTCTGTTAATTCAATATTGAAAGAACAGGTCTGTGTTTAATTTGTGCTTTGCTAGTATTCATACCTCTTCACCGTAGCCGTGCCGCGCATAACAcatcataatactgtacaatgcATAGTTGCGTTCAGACAATGTGATAGGTGAggagaagacagaacaaaacatttcttgGTGGTTTgcagttcgtggtgaagtggccaccgctaTATCCACAAACATGAAACTACTGCAAATATGTCTGCATTGACAGTAGTTGAGCTGGCAGAGAATTGCATGTTGTAATTCtgacaatatacaataacaataatacaCTGTGACTTAATCAGTATGACTGTTTACATCCTACTATTACTAAGTATAAAGTAAGAGATGTGAAAGATAAAGGGTAACATTGGCAGATATATCGTTTGGATTGATAGATGAAAACCAGATGAAGTGTTGATATTCATAAACATAGTCAAGCATCAAGTTTAGCATGGTTCATTTGAGATGCAGGAAAAAATTCTTCTTTACCAAATCTAGACATACGTAAAATGTCAGGGAGAAGTTTTGGTCGGAAAGAAAGCTGAAATATTCCAAAAGCCCCAAAGAAAATTTCTGTATTACGGCGTCATAAACTACAGAATGAGACCTTCTGATCGGTCGACGTCGCCTGGCTATGTGACAGTAATTTTTTAAATGACTGATGTAACTACACGCTTGCTACGCTGTTTTACCTGCTTAGTAATAAACAAGGTATTTTCTGGCAACAAGTGTGACTTGTCTGTTTACTTATTTCTCTGCAGCATGGTTGGTTTCGAGACTATAAGGTTACGAAGTTACGAGACATGTTTGTTGTTCAATGAGGGCACTGGCAGAAAATTGAGACCACGGAAAATGCCGGTTGCGGACGACAAAATTGCCTTGTCTTCGGTCAGAACAGTTACGTTACAGATATCTCACTAAGAATTGAGCAAGAAACGTGTTAGTCTTAATTAACATTTACCAAAACGTACGCCCATCTTTGGAAATATGGATGACTAGATAAAATGTGGATATGATTACAATATTGACCAATATCAAGTTTGTAATGGATCTATTTATACCTACAACATCAGTCACAAGTTTGGTCCGACAAAAATAGTGAAATAGTAATAATTGCAGGCTTTCA
Proteins encoded:
- the LOC118408691 gene encoding calcium-activated chloride channel regulator 2-like; the encoded protein is MTTGGVFEVQGVPSGGVNTDMLPPSRVDDLAVVEVSYADATVTLSWTALGDDFDQGGPAHYVEIRYGRHFGQLADDFHGASSVNHSQVLQGSLTSPPEPGSAQTIVILLPDRGDNVTFVFAVRMCDEANNCGDPSNIVSANLEFIPEPVYVNDTITWVIVGCALGVVIVLAAILAWFCFRKARRSKPTESTQAASGRDNTAYTV